In Fundulus heteroclitus isolate FHET01 chromosome 8, MU-UCD_Fhet_4.1, whole genome shotgun sequence, a genomic segment contains:
- the LOC105931131 gene encoding proteinase-activated receptor 1, giving the protein MPLVDRKYLLLVLGCLFSAAASASKSNATNPRTFVIRRYPSTDEPIDIPTYEGDDDDEQLNPRPNRTVLNGTESRFGLSDQARLFLTGPVSTILMPSFYTLVCCISVPINFGAVMAFALGIRPKKPAAIFMLNLASADLLFGLTLPFKIIYHFEGNDWIFGSLLCRVVTGGFYWNMYCSVLLIACISVDRFLAVVYPIDSLAWRRPKNTIIACVAMWVLSFAASLPLVVSDQTVHLEELNITTCHDVQYHDENFWLHTYFIVIFFSLFLLPFIVTVGSYAKVIWRLSSVPRGLPGSSRKKTRAVVMALTVLMIFVLCFMPTNCFLLAHYWLFKGLEDVREAPDGSYGFYLMFLCLGSLNCLLDPLAYYFGSSQCQRQLSRMLKCRRSTEKGSITHSSSDSCRSSTRPILKHRHTESSKITSSVTKTDSLEANLDSQYNKLLV; this is encoded by the coding sequence cCACAAATCCACGGACCTTTGTCATTCGTCGCTACCCATCCACAGATGAGCCAATAGATATTCCTACTTATGaaggagatgatgatgatgagcagCTGAACCCTCGTCCAAACCGTACAGTGTTGAATGGAACAGAATCTAGATTTGGTCTCTCTGATCAGGCACGTCTGTTTCTGACCGGCCCCGTTTCCACGATCCTCATGCCTTCCTTCTACACCTTGGTGTGCTGCATCAGCGTGCCCATCAACTTTGGCGCCGTAATGGCCTTCGCTCTGGGTATTCGGCCCAAGAAGCCAGCAGCCATCTTCATGCTGAACCTGGCCTCCGCCGACCTGCTCTTTGGCCTCACGCTTCCCTTCAAGATCATCTACCACTTTGAGGGCAACGACTGGATATTCGGCTCGCTCCTGTGCCGAGTAGTCACCGGCGGCTTTTACTGGAACATGTACTGCTCCGTCCTTCTCATAGCCTGCATCAGCGTGGACCGGTTCCTTGCAGTCGTCTACCCTATTGACTCCCTGGCTTGGAGGAGGCCAAAGAACACCATCATAGCCTGTGTAGCCATGTGGGTCCTGTCCTTCGCTGCCTCTCTGCCTCTTGTTGTCTCCGACCAGACGGTTCACCTCGAGGAATTGAATATCACCACCTGCCATGACGTCCAGTACCACGATGAGAATTTCTGGTTGCACACGTATTTCATTGTCATCTTTTTCTCCCTATTCCTATTGCCTTTTATCGTCACAGTGGGGTCCTACGCAAAAGTTATCTGGAGACTGAGCAGTGTGCCACGTGGGCTTCCAGGCAGCTCCCGCAAAAAAACAAGAGCTGTGGTGATGGCCTTGACGGTGTTGATGATTTTTGTCCTGTGCTTCATGCCTACAAACTGCTTCCTGCTGGCACACTACTGGCTGTTTAAGGGACTCGAGGACGTCCGCGAGGCCCCCGACGGCTCCTACGGGTTCTACttgatgtttttgtgtttgggcAGTCTGAACTGCCTCCTCGATCCCCTCGCCTACTACTTTGGCTCTTCCCAGTGTCAGAGACAACTGTCCAGAATGCTGAAGTGTAGAAGGTCCACGGAGAAGGGCAGCATCACCCATTCGTCGTCTGACTCGTGCAGATCTAGCACCAGACCCATTCTGAAACACAGGCACACGGAATCCTCCAAAATAACATCATCTGTAACCAAAACGGACTCATTGGAAGCAAACCTCGACAGTCAGTACAATAAACTGCTGGTCTGA